GTGGTAAGGTCGTCCATCTGCGCGCAACAGCTTATGGCACCGACTGCTACCCTCGACGGGAACTCAGCAGGGACATCACCCTCGCTGACCTGCCAGAAGCTTTGCTCCTCAATCCGAGAAACTGTTACCAGAACTACAACTGTGCAGTGAACCTCACGAGCCGTCTCATTTATACCTACATGGGTCCGCTCAAGCCAAACGCAAAGAACGCCAACTATGCTACCGCTGGCCAGATCTCGCCGCTCTTCAATGATCCCTACCTCAAGACCATTGGACTCGGCACAAAGATCTTCATCGGCGGCGCACAGGGTTACGTCCTCGGCGCTGGTACCCAGCATGTCGCCAACCCCGAACGAAACGAGCGCGGTATTCCGCTCTCCGGCGCTGGCACACTCATGCTCAAGGGTGACCTCAAAAAAATGGATGAACGCTATCTCCGCGGCGTCTCTGTCGTCGGTTATGGCACGTCCCTTTGTGTCGGTGTCGGTATCCCGATCCCGATCCTGAACGAGGAAATGGCCTGGTTCACCGGTGTCAGCGATGAAGACATCGACATGCCAGTAAAAGACTACGGGTACGACTACCCCAACCGTCTGCCCCGTATTCTCAAGCATGCGAAATTCTCCGAGCTTGTCTCTGGCGAAATCGAACTCGATGGGAAAAAGGTCCCCACCGTTCCCCTCACCAGCTACACACGCTCTCTCGAAATCGCCAACGAACTCAAGAAGTGGATCAGCGAAGGCTCCTTCACCTTGACCGAAGCTCAGGAAGAAATCCCATCAAACTAATCGATCTCAAGGCGGAGCAGCTTATTCGGCTCTCCGCCCTTTCCGCTTTTCTCGACTCCTGCCCCCCCAGTGCCATCGCGGTATCTGGGGGGCTGGACAGTCGACTCCTCTCCACTCTCGCCGCCTCCGCCAAAGGGCACTTCACTGCTTTCCACCTCTCAGGCCCGCACATCACGCAGTTTGAAGAATCTCACGCGCAAGAATTTCTGGCCTCTCTCCCCTATTCTCACAGCAGTATCAGCATCGACCCGCTGAGCATTTCGCAGGTTGCACAGAACCACAAAGATCGCTGCTATCACTGCAAGCACGCCCTCTTCTCTCTCGCTCGCCAGAAGGTCTCTAAAAATTTTCCGCTCATTATCGACGGCACCAACGCCTCTGACCTCAGCACATATCGCCCCGGACTCAAAGCCCTCCAGGAATTGCACGTCTTTAGCCCCTTCGCCCATTACGGCATCACCAAGCAGGACATTAAGGACATCGCCAAAGCTATCGGCCTCAGCGACCCCGCTCAGCCCGCTCGGCCATGTCTCTTCACCCGATTCCCCTACAATGCTCCGATCTCCCACAAGCAGCTCCACCATGTCGCCCTGCTCGAAGATCAGCTTCTCGCCGCTGGGTGGACAAATTTTCGCGTTCGCATCCTCAGCGGCTCCCCCGTCCTGCATCATGCCTCACCCCTCAATCTCTCGCTCAACAACCCAACTCACCTCACCCCCATCCTCGTCCCTTCCCTCAGCGGGTACTGGGATAAATAGCAACACGTGTGGGTGGGGTACGAGACTCTGTCTCGTGCTCTGCAAGGGGCGCAGTTT
Above is a genomic segment from Desulfobaculum bizertense DSM 18034 containing:
- a CDS encoding homocysteine biosynthesis protein, translated to MSSTHAVNKTIQEINEKIKKGTAVVLNAEEMIDVVRKKGKVQAAKDVDVVTTGTFSPMCSSGVLFNIGQTMPPTIKTSHVWLNGVPCYGGLAAVDSYLGATEPAEDDPLNKVYPGQFKYGGSHVIEDLVRGKVVHLRATAYGTDCYPRRELSRDITLADLPEALLLNPRNCYQNYNCAVNLTSRLIYTYMGPLKPNAKNANYATAGQISPLFNDPYLKTIGLGTKIFIGGAQGYVLGAGTQHVANPERNERGIPLSGAGTLMLKGDLKKMDERYLRGVSVVGYGTSLCVGVGIPIPILNEEMAWFTGVSDEDIDMPVKDYGYDYPNRLPRILKHAKFSELVSGEIELDGKKVPTVPLTSYTRSLEIANELKKWISEGSFTLTEAQEEIPSN